The following are encoded together in the Lathyrus oleraceus cultivar Zhongwan6 chromosome 3, CAAS_Psat_ZW6_1.0, whole genome shotgun sequence genome:
- the LOC127131105 gene encoding uncharacterized protein LOC127131105 → MSNRKYESGYEKLKKNRKVEKPIDSQRGGLDKFVIVHKKDTEASLIGENMIEQPPLDNTKKGVEQTPRDDINNGENVIEEPRINNIDNTNSHNFDQKLEDNILEIEVEGNVEHNNTSSEVPTNIYDPVLWKNIDEKFRNLMIEKGPIRHDNFQYSKDENKICFYSSYYQRTLSNGEKHDRKWLVYSKYLDKVYCFCCMLFGSTNVS, encoded by the coding sequence ATGTCAAATAGAAAGTATGAATCTGGTtatgaaaaattgaagaaaaatcGAAAAGTTGAAAAACCAATTGATTCTCAACGTGGTGGTCTTGATAAATTTGTTATTGTTCATAAAAAGGACACAGAAGCAAGTTTAATAGGTGAAAATATGATAGAACAACCACCGTTAGATAATACTAAAAAAGGTGTAGAACAAACACCTAGAGATGATATTAACAATGGTGAAAACGTGATAGAAGAACCACGTATAAATAATATTGACAACACAAATAGTCATAATTTTGATCAAAAACTAGAAGATAATATTTTAGAAATAGAAGTAGAAGGGAACGTTGAGCATAATAACACTTCTAGTGAAGTACCTACAAATATTTATGATCCAGTACTATGGAAAAATATTGATGAAAAATTTAGAAATTTAATGATAGAAAAGGGTCCTATTAGACATGATAATTTTCAATATTCAAAAgatgaaaataaaatatgtttCTATTCATCATATTATCAACGAACACTATCAAATGGAGAAAAACATGATAGAAAATGGCTAGTTTATTCTAAATATTTAGACAAAGTGTATTGTTTTTGTTGTATGTTATTTGGTTCAACAAATGTTAGTTAA